From the Bacteroidales bacterium genome, the window TATGATTTGAGGGACGTTCACCTATCGTTTTCTGATGTGATCCTTTATAACCCTTACCGTAATTCTTTCTATGTTCACCATAATGTACATAAGGAGTTTTGCCATGATAGTCAGTTAAAACAACCTTATAGCCATGATACAGATCATAATTCCTGTATCTGTATGGAAGGTAGGATCTATGAATCCAGGCACCACGGGAATTGTAGATGAACATTGAAGTTCGCACATCATAATAGGCCTGGACATCGGGGAGGTAATAATACTCTACTTCACTATACCCAACAGGTCCCCATGCAGGTGGAGAACCAATAGTAATATTAACATCAATTTGTGCATGAGAAGCCCCTGCAAGGAAAAAGATTATTCCTGCTAATACAATTTTCAATGGTTTCATGTATTTCAATTTAAAAGTGGCATCCGCCACAATGTGGCAGATCATGGCTGCTTCACCAAAATTGATAAGTAAAGCAGGTTTCACTTTGCAAAGGTGCAACCCTGAAACACTTAAGTTATTACATGATTACAGAAAACAGTTGCATGATTCACACATTTCCTGCTTCAACTCTCTTGCCTTTAAGCAATTTGAAATAAGAAGGAGTCAGGCCTGTTGCTTTTTTAAACTGATTGGAAAGATGTGCAACACTGCTATAATTCAGTCGATATGAAATTTCAGTAATACTCAATTCATCGTAGAGCAAAAATTCTTTAATCTTTTCAATTTTATGATTAATAATATATTGTTCGATAGTAACACCCGTTACTTCTGAAAACAGATTAGTGAGATAGGTATAATCCATGTTCAGCTTTTCACTGATATATTCAGAATTTTTCACCTTTGGCATCTCATCCGAATAGTGAATCATTTCAACAATCAGGCTTTTTATCCTGTCAATAAGAATCGATCTTTTGTCATCCATCAATTCGAGACCGGATTTCAACAAGGCAGATTTCAGTGTAGCATGTTGTTCATCAGTTAATGAACCCTTTATATCCACAACACCTAAATCTACTACACCAAATTGCAGTCCCAGTTTCTCCAACTCCGATTTCACCAGCATTTTGCATCGGATTGAGACCATATATTTGATATATATCTTCATTTAATTA encodes:
- a CDS encoding helix-turn-helix transcriptional regulator, yielding MKIYIKYMVSIRCKMLVKSELEKLGLQFGVVDLGVVDIKGSLTDEQHATLKSALLKSGLELMDDKRSILIDRIKSLIVEMIHYSDEMPKVKNSEYISEKLNMDYTYLTNLFSEVTGVTIEQYIINHKIEKIKEFLLYDELSITEISYRLNYSSVAHLSNQFKKATGLTPSYFKLLKGKRVEAGNV